GGGGGTTTTTTTGTTATGGATAAACTCCGCTCCGGAGAACTGACGAGAAAGGCCGCTTCTTTTTTTCTGGCGGTGGGGTTGCATGCGCTCCTTTTCGCGATCCAAATTGGTGGGTATTGGCGGGCCGGTGGCGACGAATTTGGTTACACGTTGATTCAAACGCGTCTGGTCGAGATTGAACCGGTGCGGCGGGAAGGAAGAGCCGAACAAGCCAGGCCGCAGCCGACCCCCAAACCGCCGGCGCCACCGGTGGAAAAGCCACCGGCGGCGGAGAAACCCGCCTCCGCTGCGGAAAAGCCGGCCACGAAGATCGAAGAAGTACACCAGGAGAAACCGGCACCCCGGGAAACAAAACCCGAACCGGGCGAGATCGCTAAAGAAACACCCCCTACCGTTGATGACCCGGGCGAAGGGAAGGAACAGCCTGTAGACGGCACCACTGCCCGCGAGGGGGAAGCGGCGGCTGGAGGGGAAACACCGTCCGTTCCGGTTTTACCGCCTTTAGGGCGGGCCAGCGGGATGGTTGGGCCGATCCCCGGCTTTACTTTTCCCAAAAATGCGGAACACCTGGGGATTGAAGGAACGGTGGTCATGGAGATCTACCTGACCCCGGAAGGGGTGTTCTTAAAAGAACCGCTCATGCTGGCCTCTTCCGGGCATGGGGTTTTGGATGAACATGCCCGGCGCTTGCTCGCTTCGGGCCAGTTGCGCTTTAAAACGGCGCCTGAGCCCTATAAGTTGCAGATGGAAATCAGGTATTTTTATAACAAAGGGAACGGGAAGTATGAAGTGGAAGTGGTGGCGGTAGGGGAAGCGGCTTACCTTTCAACGGAGGAAGGAGGATCATAATTGAAGGGGAAAAGCAAGAAAAAATGGCTTTTTAACTTAATCATCGGCCTGTGCTTATTGGGAGTTTCCCTTACGCTGCACGCCCAAGGCCCAGCGGTCTATTCGGCGGGTAGCGAGGGGTCTGCCCAAGGGGGTAGTGGAGCCAAACCAGCGGTTCCGGAATCGCTCTACCGGGATCCGGAACGCTTAATTTTAGAAAACGAATTCATCGCAGTGGCTGTGAACAATTCCACCGATGCCACCGGCCGCTTCGGTGTCAAGGTGACCGGTGGCGATCCGCTCCGGCGGGGAGACGAGGAGAAACCATTGATCTTTGGTTATGAAATGCCATGGACCTCCTTCACCACCATTCGGTTGGACGGGAAAAATTACATATTTGGCGGAAAAACGCGGCGGCGTTCCGGCGGGACCGGTGAATACGGAACGGTGGTCAGCGGCCCGTCCTGGGATAGCGCGACCAATAGTATCACGATGACCTGCCGTTATGGTATGGTCGAGGTGATCCAGGAGATCTCCATCGTGGAAAGCACCACCACCGGTTATCCGGATACAACCAAGATCAAGTATTCCATTATCAACCGCGACCAGGTGTCCCATGAGGTCGGGCTGCGGGTCGTGATCGATACAATGCTGGGGGAGAACGACGGCGCCCCGTTCCGGATCGGGGAAACGGCGGTCCAGACCGACGCGGTCTTCGATAAAGAACGCTTGCCCGAGTTTTGGCAGGCTTTTGATACGTTGAAGGACCCAAAGGTGATTGCCCAAGGAACCTTAAAGGGAAGGGAGGCAACGCCCCCGGATCTGCTTTACTTTACGAACTGGGGGAGTGTGGCGGATTACCACTGGGAGCCCCCTTTGGTTCCGGATCGGGACTTTACCAGGGCGGGTGAATTTGAATTGGACAGCGCCGCGGTTTACCTTTGGCAACCGGTCACGATCCCGGCCGCCGGCAGTAAGACTTATGTCCTCTACTACGGGCTGGGCGGGGTAACTGTGGTCCCCGGTCAACTCCAGTTGGGGGTTAGTTCGCCGGCGGAGGTTGTTTACGCCGCCGATGCCGAACCATTTTCGGTGGTCGCCTATATCCAGAACACTGGCGCGGCACCCGCCATGAGCGTGCGGGCCCGTTTGAATTTACCGTCCGCCCTGCGGATTG
This sequence is a window from Capillibacterium thermochitinicola. Protein-coding genes within it:
- a CDS encoding energy transducer TonB, which codes for MDKLRSGELTRKAASFFLAVGLHALLFAIQIGGYWRAGGDEFGYTLIQTRLVEIEPVRREGRAEQARPQPTPKPPAPPVEKPPAAEKPASAAEKPATKIEEVHQEKPAPRETKPEPGEIAKETPPTVDDPGEGKEQPVDGTTAREGEAAAGGETPSVPVLPPLGRASGMVGPIPGFTFPKNAEHLGIEGTVVMEIYLTPEGVFLKEPLMLASSGHGVLDEHARRLLASGQLRFKTAPEPYKLQMEIRYFYNKGNGKYEVEVVAVGEAAYLSTEEGGS
- a CDS encoding cohesin domain-containing protein → MKGKSKKKWLFNLIIGLCLLGVSLTLHAQGPAVYSAGSEGSAQGGSGAKPAVPESLYRDPERLILENEFIAVAVNNSTDATGRFGVKVTGGDPLRRGDEEKPLIFGYEMPWTSFTTIRLDGKNYIFGGKTRRRSGGTGEYGTVVSGPSWDSATNSITMTCRYGMVEVIQEISIVESTTTGYPDTTKIKYSIINRDQVSHEVGLRVVIDTMLGENDGAPFRIGETAVQTDAVFDKERLPEFWQAFDTLKDPKVIAQGTLKGREATPPDLLYFTNWGSVADYHWEPPLVPDRDFTRAGEFELDSAAVYLWQPVTIPAAGSKTYVLYYGLGGVTVVPGQLQLGVSSPAEVVYAADAEPFSVVAYIQNTGAAPAMSVRARLNLPSALRIAEGKPADIYIGKLEPGEVTQLHWKVRPTGSVFGTLAPFSVVASAINVPENKVERNIRVLKPAELTLKVSPPPGLKVVDEKLTPVPYPVTAVIKNTGESEAYGVIGSLQLGEGMQPAPKEILRRYIGNLKPGEEYKLTWYLSPEGIGKRSYLGIQFESNSTKPVMYIAGVQLPVLTPKLRLVPITPAKAGEILQVEVRVENLPMLTGVEFDLTYNPELMEIIRVSRGLFFIEDQAMAPWQPGTIDSATGVVAQIGGQRKTAALTSSTLATIHIQLSKEPGEAILAPSAVTLQSTVAKIPFYQVEGLKITINQQGGVRIDTITVDQ